Part of the Sodalinema gerasimenkoae IPPAS B-353 genome is shown below.
CCTAGAACTCGGCCTAGAACAAGTCGAAGCCCGACGTGGCGGTGGCGGCCGTAGCCGAGGTGGGTCTTTTGGGCGTTCTCGTTCTCGTGGCTCCTCCCGTTCTCGTTCCGGGAGTCGCAGCAGTCGAAGAATTGGTGGCTCCTCAGGGACCAGTTCCGGCCGCTCCCGTCCCCTAAGCTTCTTTGACTTTCTGATTGCGCTCATCGTCGTGGCGATATTCCTAATCCGCCAAGTTCAAGAATTTCAGGATAACTCCAACGACGACCAGCCAGCAGCCCCCAACCCCGATACTTGGGGGAGCGCAACGGTCACCAAACTACAACTCGCCCTCCTCGGCCAAGTTGACAATCTCCATAGCGAACTGCTGACCCTGTCCCAGCGCAAACCCAGGACAGCGAGCGATCGCGCCCAATTACTCCAAGACACCGCCCTCGCCCTACTACGGAACCCAGAATCCTGGACCCATATCTGGGCCAACTCCATTCACTACAACCAAGCCGAACGAGTCAACAAAGCCTTCCAACACCTGACCCTCCTAGAAGAGCGTCAGAACCGGCCCGAATCTTCCCCAGAATCCGAGGGCGAAAGTGAATATGTCCTTGTTACCCTCATCCTCGTGACGGACCATCTGCAACCCATCTTCTCCCCGGTCCATTCAGAGGAAGAACAGAAACAGGCCTTAGAAACCCTAGCCGCCCTGGATTCTCAATGTCTCGGGAAACTAGAAGTGTATGTTTATCCCAACCAGTTAGGCAAAAACCTAACCAAAGAGGAACTCGTCTGCCACAACGACCATCTCATTTCCCTCTAAGGGCGTTCCGTGCCATCAATGACCCAGAGATTCCCCGACTCTTGCCAGCGCCAAACCAGCCGCTGTCGGTCATTAGACACCCGGCCATCCTCCATCTGATAGGTGACACTCACCTCCACCCGGGCCTGATCGCGATCTTCCTCCAAAATACGGATCTCATTCACCCGCACCTCATCCACACTCCCCCACCAGTCTCGATAACTATCAAACCCATTAGGATGCAGCCTGGAATTATTTTGCATTCGCTGCGATAGCATATTCCAGCCCAGACTGAGATTGTAGGTATCATCCCCACCCAGGACTGAATAATAATCCTGGGTAGCATCACGAATCGAAGGACGAGGTTCTGGGGTGGGTTCCGGTGTCGGTTCTGGAGTGGGTTCTGGCGTGGGCGTGGGTTCTGGCGTGGGTTCTGGCGTAGGAGTCGGGGTTGGGGTGGGCGTCGGGGTCGGAGTGGGCGCAGGCGTCGGTTCTGGCGTCGGGTCTGGCGTTGGTTCCGGCGTGGGGGAGATCACCACCGGACCCTCATCACGGCCGGCGCGATCGCGCTGTTGTAGAGCCATCGTTGCCATCATCCCCCCACCGATGACCCCCAGTAACAGGGCCAGCAGTAGAACCCCCTTCTTACTCCCCGAAGACTCAGAACCATACCCCCCTGGACTCGGGGAGGTGCGATCGGGCCCCCTAGGCGTAACCGCTTGCGTCACCTGAGTTTCAGGGGGGCCACTTCCCTGCCAACCGGGAGCCACTGCCACCGTCGGTTCATAATAAGTCGGAGGGGGCATTGTGGGCGCAACCGGGGCAGACGCAGACCCCTCCAACGCTGCCAACATCTCATTGGCACTGGGGAAGCGATCGCGAGGATGAGAGGCGATCGCCCGCTCCAAAACCTCCGCCAAGCGGCGATCCTGTAACGTTAGCAGGGATTGCCAAGAAATCTCCCCAGTCCGAGGGTCACTCGGCAAATCCTGAGGAAGTTTCCCTGTTAACAGAAAAATCGCCGTCAACCCCAAACTATAGAGATCACTCGAAAACAGAGGCCGGCCCGCCGCCTGTTCACTGGACATAAACCCCGGCGTCCCAATCACAATGCTACTGGTGGGAGATCCCGACACACTCATCACCGTCGTCATTGTCTCCCGCACCGCCCCAAAATCAATTAAGACCGGCTTGCCATCGCGATCGCGCAAAATAATGTTATCGGGCTTAATATCCCGATGAACAATCCGCTGCTGATGCACAAACGCCAACACCGGCAGCACATCCCGCAACAGCCTTCGGACTTCCGTTTCCGATAACCGTCCCTGCTGGTTCAGCCGTTCCGTCAGCGTTAACCCCTCAATCCACTCCTGAACCAGATAGAACTGATCATTCTCCTTAAAATAGGCATACAACCGAGGAATTTGCGGATGATTATCCCCCAACGACTCCAAAATCGCCGCCTCTCGGCCAAAGCGTTCCTCAATCAGGTGCTGAGTTGCCGCATCCCGACTGCTGGGGTTAAGCTGCTTCAGCACACACCGCCGTCGGGACGGCATTTGCGTATCTTCGACGAGAAACGTCTCCCCAAAGCCTCCTCGCCCGAGAGATTCCAGAATTCGATAGCGTTGGTTTACGAGTGCCATGGAGAGGGGGAATAGGGAATAGGGAACAGGGGAAAAGAAGGCAAGAGGCAAGAGGCAAGAGGCAAGAGGGGCAATCTCTTGGGGTTGCCTACTGTGTATTATCTATTGTGAATCGTTCATTCTTCATTGTTCATTGTGGAACGTCCCCATTCTGCCTCAAAACGTCTCCTGATTGCTGCCAGTGGCACAGGGGGTCATGTCTTTCCGGCATTAGCTACCGCTGAATGTCTCAGCGATGTCGAGATTGAGTGGTTGGGGGTGCCTGATCGCCTGGAACGGCAGCTTTTGGGCGATCGCTATCCCTTGCACTTCGTACGGGTTGAGGGGTTTCAGTCTCGGCCAGGATTGGCAACCCTTCGGGTTCTCTATCGCCTGGTTCGGGCGACACTCACCTGTCGTCGTTTACTCCAACAGGGCCGGTTTGACGGAGTGTTTACCACTGGGGGCTATATTGCTGCCCCGGCCATTCTAGCCGCGCGATCGCTGCAACTGCCCGTTATCCTCCATGAATCTAACGCCATTCCCGGAAAAGTCACGAAATGGTTTGCCCGTTGGTGTGATCTCATCGCCGTGGGGTTCCCCGAAGCTGAACGACGACTGGCCAAGTATCCCACCCTACACCTGGGAACTCCCGTTCGCGCCTCCTTCCTGCAACCGCCTCCCCTGGATTTAGACATTCCCGAGGACGTTCCCCTCATCGTTGTCATGGGAGGAAGTCAGGGGGCCGTCGCCGTCAATCAACTGGTACGCCAATCGGCCCCGGCTTGGTTTGACTTAGGCGCTTGGGTGGTTCACCTCACCGGCGAAAATGACCCCGATGTGGGCAGTTTACAGCATCCCCACTACCTCTCCATGCCCTTTTATAAAAACGTTGCCGCCCTCTTGCAACGGGCCGATTTAGCCATTTCTCGCGCCGGTTCCGGTTCCCTCACCGAGTTAGCCATCACCCAAACCCCAGCCATTCTGATTCCCTTTCCCTACGCTGCCGAAGACCATCAATTTCATAATGCCGTGGGTTTCAGGGAAGCGGGGGCCGCTCGGCTATTTCGCCAAGAGCATCTCTCCCCAGAACAGCTACAAACGGAAGTAGCAACCCTGCTTAAAAACCCAGCCCAACTCGAACAGATGACCGCCGCCATGGGACAATTAGCCATCCCCGATAGTGCCAAACGTCTAGCGGACGTGGTGCGGCAACATCTGGACTCCAAGAACAGAGGCTAGAATAAAAAGCGATCTTGAGCTGCCCATCACCCCATTGATTCAGAGACCTTGTCCCCCTCTAACGCGTCCCCTACCCCCACTTCTGTACCCGTCCAACGGTCCGAACCGCCGGCCGTCTGGCGCCGACGCCACCTAAGTTTGGGGCTGTTGCTAATTTTTGCCCTGTCCCTGTGGCTGCGACTTTGGCAACTCAACCACTTGAATACCCTGATTTTTGACGAAATCTATTTCGCCGATCATGGGTTTAGCTATTTGAAACAACTGGATCTCTTTGATGTTCATCCCCCCCTCGGCAAGTATTTTCTCGCCCTGGGAATTTGGCTTCATGCCCATCTATTGGGGGGTGCAGAGGCCTTTCGAGCCGCGAGCGAAGTGGGGGATCTCGATGCGATCGCCTACCGTTGGTTTAATGCCGTCACTGGCTCGCTAATTCCCCTTCTCGTGGGGGCGATCGCCTACCAATGGACTCATCGCGATCGCACCACCCTCCTCGCCGCCGGATTTACAGCCCTCGACGGCTTACTCCTCGTCGAATCTCGCCTCAGTTTAATTAACGTCTATCTCCTCTTTTTCGGCTTCTTAGGACTCTGGTGCTTCGGTCAGGCGATCGCCCAAAATATGGCATTCAAATGGCTCATGGCTGCTGGCTTATTTTGGGGAGCATCTGCCTCAGTTAAATGGAACGGCCTAGGATTTATTTTAGGGTTTTATATGCTATACTCCTTTGCTTGGATACTTGAAGAAGTCCGGCATTGGCGTCCTTCAAAGGTTAACAAACAAGATACAAAGCAAGTTGAACAAGATGCCAATAATTTGTTGAGCGACCAAAACAAAAATTTATCAAACCCTGAAAATCAAGCTCAAAAAACAAGAAAAACCTTTGATTTTTTAACACAAATAAATCTATTAAAGATTGGTTTTGGACTAGGAGTTATTCCCTTTATATTTTATCGGCTGCAATGGATTCCTCACCTACAACTGCATCCAAACTTCACCTTTCTCGAAATGCAGCGGCAAATCCTGGGCTACCACGAAAGCATCGGCAGCACCGTTGACGATCATCCCTACTGTTCCCCTTGGCATAGTTGGCTTTGGATGCGCCGTCCCGTCGCCTATTACTTCGATCGCGTCGAGCTTAACGGACAGACCGTTATCTTTGACATCCATGCCATGGGCAATCCCATCTTGTGGTGGCTCTCAACCCTAGCCATCTGCGCCCTCATTGGCAAATGGCTATCGAGCCTAGGAGATTGGTGGAACCAAGATCCCATCAACAGCTCCCAATGGTGCTTCCATACCCTGCTTATCAGCCAATATGTCGCCAACTTCCTGCCCTGGGCTGCCGTCTCCCGCTGCACCTACATTTACCATTACATGGCCGCCTCCCTCTTTGCCTTGATGACCCTAGCCTGGTGGGTTGACATCGGTTTAAGAAAGCGACATTGGCTCTGGCAGCTCCTCAGTTGGGGTGCGATCGCCCTCATCATCGCCGGATTCATCTTCTGGCTTCCCATCTATCTCGGACTCCCCCTCTCCCCAGAAGCCTTCCACCGCCGCATGTGGTTCAGATCCTGGTACTAACTCCCCTACTACCTTTCTTCCCCTGCTGCCTACTGCCTACTGCCTCCTGCCTACTGCCTACTGCCTTTCTTCCCCCTGTTCCCCGTTCCCCGTTCCCTATGATTCGCCATTGGCAAAGTTGGCTCATCCTGAGCGCCGTCATCCTGATTGCCACCGCCCCGATGTTGGAGCGCAGCTACCCCATCACCCATTCAACCCACTTTAATCTCAGTTGGGCCCTGCAATACCAGTATCAATTTTTTGCCGGACAACCCTATCCCCGCTGGCTAGAATTCTCCAACTTTGGTTTTGGCAATGCCACCTTCGTCTTCTATCC
Proteins encoded:
- a CDS encoding DUF1517 domain-containing protein yields the protein MVQQHSPTNSDANVGLDDSPRKDLRLSLMQRLLLFLTSLLAVLSVNSLHVNGPPSNPSLELGLEQVEARRGGGGRSRGGSFGRSRSRGSSRSRSGSRSSRRIGGSSGTSSGRSRPLSFFDFLIALIVVAIFLIRQVQEFQDNSNDDQPAAPNPDTWGSATVTKLQLALLGQVDNLHSELLTLSQRKPRTASDRAQLLQDTALALLRNPESWTHIWANSIHYNQAERVNKAFQHLTLLEERQNRPESSPESEGESEYVLVTLILVTDHLQPIFSPVHSEEEQKQALETLAALDSQCLGKLEVYVYPNQLGKNLTKEELVCHNDHLISL
- a CDS encoding serine/threonine-protein kinase, producing MALVNQRYRILESLGRGGFGETFLVEDTQMPSRRRCVLKQLNPSSRDAATQHLIEERFGREAAILESLGDNHPQIPRLYAYFKENDQFYLVQEWIEGLTLTERLNQQGRLSETEVRRLLRDVLPVLAFVHQQRIVHRDIKPDNIILRDRDGKPVLIDFGAVRETMTTVMSVSGSPTSSIVIGTPGFMSSEQAAGRPLFSSDLYSLGLTAIFLLTGKLPQDLPSDPRTGEISWQSLLTLQDRRLAEVLERAIASHPRDRFPSANEMLAALEGSASAPVAPTMPPPTYYEPTVAVAPGWQGSGPPETQVTQAVTPRGPDRTSPSPGGYGSESSGSKKGVLLLALLLGVIGGGMMATMALQQRDRAGRDEGPVVISPTPEPTPDPTPEPTPAPTPTPTPTPTPTPTPEPTPEPTPTPEPTPEPTPEPTPEPRPSIRDATQDYYSVLGGDDTYNLSLGWNMLSQRMQNNSRLHPNGFDSYRDWWGSVDEVRVNEIRILEEDRDQARVEVSVTYQMEDGRVSNDRQRLVWRWQESGNLWVIDGTERP
- the murG gene encoding undecaprenyldiphospho-muramoylpentapeptide beta-N-acetylglucosaminyltransferase, which gives rise to MERPHSASKRLLIAASGTGGHVFPALATAECLSDVEIEWLGVPDRLERQLLGDRYPLHFVRVEGFQSRPGLATLRVLYRLVRATLTCRRLLQQGRFDGVFTTGGYIAAPAILAARSLQLPVILHESNAIPGKVTKWFARWCDLIAVGFPEAERRLAKYPTLHLGTPVRASFLQPPPLDLDIPEDVPLIVVMGGSQGAVAVNQLVRQSAPAWFDLGAWVVHLTGENDPDVGSLQHPHYLSMPFYKNVAALLQRADLAISRAGSGSLTELAITQTPAILIPFPYAAEDHQFHNAVGFREAGAARLFRQEHLSPEQLQTEVATLLKNPAQLEQMTAAMGQLAIPDSAKRLADVVRQHLDSKNRG
- a CDS encoding phospholipid carrier-dependent glycosyltransferase, whose protein sequence is MLIFALSLWLRLWQLNHLNTLIFDEIYFADHGFSYLKQLDLFDVHPPLGKYFLALGIWLHAHLLGGAEAFRAASEVGDLDAIAYRWFNAVTGSLIPLLVGAIAYQWTHRDRTTLLAAGFTALDGLLLVESRLSLINVYLLFFGFLGLWCFGQAIAQNMAFKWLMAAGLFWGASASVKWNGLGFILGFYMLYSFAWILEEVRHWRPSKVNKQDTKQVEQDANNLLSDQNKNLSNPENQAQKTRKTFDFLTQINLLKIGFGLGVIPFIFYRLQWIPHLQLHPNFTFLEMQRQILGYHESIGSTVDDHPYCSPWHSWLWMRRPVAYYFDRVELNGQTVIFDIHAMGNPILWWLSTLAICALIGKWLSSLGDWWNQDPINSSQWCFHTLLISQYVANFLPWAAVSRCTYIYHYMAASLFALMTLAWWVDIGLRKRHWLWQLLSWGAIALIIAGFIFWLPIYLGLPLSPEAFHRRMWFRSWY